In Ruania zhangjianzhongii, the following proteins share a genomic window:
- a CDS encoding plasmid pRiA4b ORF-3 family protein — MARSWLSVTVELLGGRGEEFWPWPGRIFAVGPSHTFADLAHAINGAFARWDLSHLSMFTLADGTLVADSETVGELTESPFGPITLGLDMDSAKVAKTLQPGAEFRFVFDLGDDWTHRCVIEEEKVDPVEVLGIRPSAPLSYWGWGAMPDQYGRRWADDDGQGRTPRRPNAPHPMLDGAWPQQNQAEPVDIAEVRAAVEAEDVGRYLAAITGREIDNDLHEVAAGIRMVLAQQRGSMEAVALSIVNRLTFRRGPGDEELAETLLAQLRH, encoded by the coding sequence ATGGCGCGAAGCTGGTTGTCCGTCACCGTTGAGCTGCTGGGCGGCCGCGGTGAAGAATTCTGGCCATGGCCCGGCCGGATCTTCGCAGTCGGGCCCTCGCACACATTCGCCGACCTGGCACATGCGATCAACGGCGCCTTCGCCCGCTGGGACCTGTCCCACCTGTCGATGTTTACGCTCGCGGACGGCACCCTGGTCGCGGATAGTGAAACGGTCGGCGAGCTGACCGAGTCGCCCTTCGGGCCGATCACACTCGGCCTCGACATGGACTCGGCCAAAGTGGCAAAGACACTGCAGCCGGGCGCCGAGTTCCGGTTCGTCTTCGATCTGGGCGACGACTGGACCCATCGGTGTGTGATCGAGGAGGAGAAGGTCGATCCGGTGGAGGTGCTCGGCATTCGCCCCAGCGCTCCCCTGTCCTACTGGGGCTGGGGCGCGATGCCGGACCAGTACGGGCGCCGCTGGGCCGACGACGACGGGCAGGGACGCACCCCACGCCGCCCCAACGCACCGCACCCGATGCTCGATGGCGCATGGCCGCAGCAGAACCAGGCCGAACCGGTGGATATCGCTGAGGTCCGTGCGGCAGTCGAGGCCGAGGACGTCGGTCGCTATCTAGCCGCGATCACCGGGCGGGAGATCGACAACGATCTGCACGAGGTGGCCGCTGGCATCCGGATGGTCCTGGCTCAGCAGCGCGGGAGCATGGAAGCCGTCGCGCTCTCCATCGTCAACCGGCTCACCTTCCGCCGCGGCCCGGGAGACGAGGAGCTGGCCGAGACCCTCCTGGCGCAGCTTCGGCACTGA
- a CDS encoding YciI family protein: MKYLMLKHYRGAPTSVNDVPMDQWTPEEVTAHVQFMNDFAAHLEQTGEFVDAQALSPDGTFVRFDGAGKPPVTDGPFAETKDLIAGWMVIDVDSYDRAVELAGELSAAPGAGGAPIHEWLELRPFLTETPDTTA, translated from the coding sequence ATGAAGTACCTGATGCTGAAGCACTACCGCGGCGCCCCCACCAGCGTGAATGACGTGCCGATGGACCAGTGGACGCCCGAGGAGGTCACCGCCCACGTCCAGTTCATGAACGACTTCGCCGCGCATCTGGAGCAGACCGGGGAGTTCGTCGACGCTCAGGCCCTCTCCCCCGACGGCACGTTCGTCCGGTTCGACGGCGCCGGTAAGCCGCCGGTCACCGACGGTCCGTTCGCGGAGACGAAGGACCTGATCGCCGGCTGGATGGTGATCGACGTGGACAGCTACGACCGCGCCGTCGAGCTGGCCGGTGAGCTTTCTGCCGCCCCCGGTGCCGGGGGTGCGCCGATCCACGAATGGCTCGAGCTGCGCCCGTTCCTCACCGAGACCCCCGACACGACGGCGTGA
- a CDS encoding RNA polymerase sigma factor, with the protein MDEALLRGLVPRVIGVLVRRGADFAAAEDAVQEGLIEALRTWPDRPPRDPQAWLVTVSWRKFLDLVRSEDARARREEVTATEPASPVSTATDDTLQLYFLCAHPRLTPASAVALTLRAVGGLTTRQIAAATLVPEATMAQRISRAKRTIATEPLNRPGDIATVCRVLYLIFNEGYSGHVDLAAEAIRLGRQLHRMTAHPEVAGLLALMLLHHARRAARTTADGEVVPLPDQNRGQWDTHLIAEGIAILQEALATDQLGEYQAQAAIAALHADARDAAETDWVQITEWYDELVALTDSPIHRLNRAVALGEADGPRAGLAALAALDPALPRYTAVSAHLHESDGDHAQAARLYAEAAGHAASIPERHHLLRQAARLNADR; encoded by the coding sequence ATCGACGAGGCACTCCTGCGGGGCCTCGTGCCCCGCGTGATCGGCGTCCTCGTCCGCCGCGGAGCAGACTTCGCTGCGGCCGAGGACGCCGTCCAGGAAGGGCTCATCGAAGCACTGCGCACGTGGCCGGACCGGCCGCCTCGGGATCCCCAGGCATGGCTCGTCACCGTCTCCTGGCGCAAGTTCCTCGACCTGGTCCGCTCCGAGGACGCCCGGGCGCGCCGCGAAGAGGTGACCGCTACCGAACCTGCCTCGCCAGTCAGCACGGCCACGGACGACACCCTGCAGCTGTACTTCCTCTGCGCCCATCCGAGGCTCACCCCCGCCTCCGCCGTCGCGCTGACCCTGCGCGCCGTCGGGGGCCTCACCACCCGGCAGATCGCCGCGGCCACCCTGGTGCCGGAAGCCACGATGGCCCAACGGATCAGCCGCGCCAAACGCACGATCGCCACCGAACCGCTGAACCGGCCCGGCGATATCGCCACCGTCTGCCGGGTGCTCTACCTGATCTTCAACGAGGGCTACTCCGGTCATGTCGACCTGGCCGCAGAGGCGATTCGGCTCGGCCGGCAGCTGCACCGGATGACCGCACACCCCGAGGTCGCCGGGCTGCTGGCACTGATGCTGCTGCACCACGCTCGCCGCGCAGCACGCACCACGGCCGACGGCGAGGTGGTCCCTCTCCCGGACCAGAACCGCGGGCAGTGGGACACCCACCTGATCGCCGAGGGCATCGCCATCCTGCAGGAGGCGTTGGCCACCGACCAGCTGGGCGAGTACCAGGCACAGGCCGCGATCGCCGCGCTGCACGCCGACGCCCGGGACGCTGCCGAGACCGACTGGGTCCAGATCACCGAGTGGTACGACGAACTCGTCGCCCTCACCGATAGCCCGATCCACCGGCTCAACCGGGCTGTTGCCCTCGGTGAAGCTGATGGCCCCCGCGCCGGACTCGCAGCGCTGGCCGCACTCGACCCTGCACTCCCCCGCTACACCGCGGTGTCCGCACATCTGCACGAGTCCGACGGCGATCACGCGCAGGCTGCGCGGCTGTACGCGGAGGCCGCCGGGCACGCGGCGAGCATTCCGGAACGTCACCACCTGCTTCGCCAGGCGGCACGGCTGAACGCCGATCGCTGA
- the helR gene encoding RNA polymerase recycling motor ATPase HelR, with protein sequence MTDLTTSTFDLPRDLTAKADPALIATDDAHFAAIAAHLRHTTTDLTERLAIERRAPGGGGQEAMDRDLQIHRLTARLNLLRRFSLEVCLGRMVTAGAETVYVGRIGLSDGDGNPLLIDWRSPAAAPFFGATHAQPMGLTSRRRYRWTDGRITDYWDEAFTTEGLAHGTALDDQSAFIASLGTSRTEQMRDVLGTIQADQDEIIRASSQGPLVVDGGPGTGKTVVALHRTAFLLYSDPRLGHRRGGVLFVGPHQPYLSYVADVLPSLGEEGVLTTTVRSLVPQGATATAETDPEVARLKADARMVAAVEPAVTMYEEAPIEPLRVRTPWADVWVSAQDWAEAFATPESGTPHNDAREEVWSALVDLLVDKLAEVTPAVDDDLDEDSGSLTGAPLALADPDSFDAYGLEQQDTTEHLRRTLTTHATLREAFGRAWPVLEPTDVVADLWSVPAYLRRCAPHLSRAEIAALQRPADSAWTLADLPILDAARLRLGDPEASRQRRRAQAEASAERNRLSAVMDDLIATDDSDMQVMSMLRGQDLQAALGEERRVPTDDLAGPFAHLVVDEAQELTDAEWQMLLARCPSRSLTVVGDRAQARRPFTESWAERLDRVGFGEARLATLTINYRTPQEVMAEAEPVIRGVLPDANVPTSVRSTGAGVTRGPVTDLTRVLTSWLQEHSEGIAAVIGSAAVADHPRVHHLSPELAKGLEFDLVVLVDPDSFGSGTQGAVDRYVAMTRATQQLVVLTSD encoded by the coding sequence ATGACTGACCTGACCACCAGCACCTTCGACCTTCCCCGTGACCTCACTGCCAAGGCCGATCCGGCCCTGATCGCTACCGACGACGCGCACTTCGCCGCGATCGCCGCACACCTGCGCCACACCACCACCGACCTGACCGAACGCCTCGCGATCGAGCGCAGGGCACCAGGCGGCGGTGGACAGGAGGCGATGGACCGCGATCTGCAGATCCACCGGCTCACTGCACGGCTGAACCTGCTCCGCCGGTTCAGTCTCGAGGTCTGCCTGGGCCGGATGGTCACAGCCGGCGCCGAGACCGTCTATGTCGGCCGGATCGGTCTGAGCGACGGTGACGGCAACCCGCTGCTGATCGACTGGCGCTCCCCCGCCGCCGCGCCATTCTTCGGCGCCACACATGCCCAGCCGATGGGCCTGACCAGCCGCCGCCGGTACCGCTGGACCGACGGCCGGATCACCGACTACTGGGACGAGGCGTTCACCACCGAGGGCCTCGCGCACGGCACCGCGTTGGATGACCAGTCCGCGTTCATCGCCAGCCTCGGCACCAGCCGCACCGAGCAGATGCGGGATGTGCTCGGCACCATCCAGGCCGATCAGGACGAGATCATCCGCGCCAGCTCCCAGGGCCCGCTCGTGGTCGACGGCGGTCCTGGCACCGGGAAGACGGTCGTTGCCTTGCACCGGACTGCTTTCCTGCTCTACTCCGACCCCCGCCTGGGTCACCGCCGCGGTGGGGTGCTGTTCGTCGGCCCGCACCAGCCCTATCTGAGCTACGTGGCCGATGTGCTGCCGAGCTTGGGTGAAGAAGGAGTGCTGACCACCACTGTGCGCAGCCTGGTACCGCAGGGAGCGACCGCGACCGCGGAGACCGACCCCGAGGTCGCCCGGCTGAAGGCGGATGCCCGGATGGTGGCCGCAGTGGAGCCCGCCGTGACGATGTACGAGGAGGCGCCCATCGAGCCACTACGGGTCCGCACCCCTTGGGCGGACGTCTGGGTGAGCGCACAGGACTGGGCCGAGGCCTTCGCCACCCCGGAGAGCGGCACACCACATAACGACGCACGGGAGGAGGTCTGGTCCGCCCTGGTGGACCTCCTCGTCGACAAGCTCGCCGAGGTCACTCCCGCTGTCGACGATGACCTCGACGAGGACTCGGGGAGCCTGACCGGCGCGCCACTCGCCCTGGCGGATCCGGACAGCTTCGACGCCTACGGTCTGGAGCAGCAGGACACCACGGAGCACCTCCGCCGCACGCTGACGACCCACGCGACCCTGCGGGAGGCCTTCGGACGGGCCTGGCCGGTGCTCGAGCCAACCGACGTGGTGGCCGACCTGTGGTCGGTGCCGGCCTACCTGCGCAGGTGTGCGCCGCATCTGAGCCGGGCGGAGATCGCTGCCCTGCAACGTCCGGCAGACTCCGCTTGGACGCTGGCGGACCTGCCCATCCTGGACGCTGCTCGGCTTCGCCTCGGTGACCCGGAGGCCTCCCGGCAGCGCCGGCGAGCACAGGCAGAGGCGAGCGCCGAGCGGAACCGGCTCTCCGCCGTCATGGATGATCTGATCGCGACAGACGACTCGGACATGCAGGTGATGTCGATGCTGCGCGGGCAGGACCTGCAGGCTGCGCTGGGCGAGGAGCGTCGCGTGCCGACCGACGACCTCGCCGGTCCGTTCGCTCACCTGGTGGTGGACGAGGCGCAGGAGCTCACCGACGCCGAGTGGCAGATGCTGCTCGCCCGGTGCCCGTCCCGCAGCCTGACCGTGGTCGGTGACCGGGCCCAGGCCCGGCGGCCGTTCACCGAGTCCTGGGCCGAGCGCCTGGACCGGGTGGGGTTCGGCGAGGCTCGCCTCGCCACGCTGACGATCAACTACCGGACCCCGCAGGAGGTGATGGCCGAGGCCGAGCCGGTGATCCGCGGTGTGCTGCCCGATGCGAACGTGCCCACCTCGGTGCGCAGTACCGGCGCAGGCGTCACGCGTGGTCCGGTCACGGACCTGACGCGCGTTCTCACCAGCTGGCTCCAGGAGCACAGCGAGGGCATCGCTGCCGTGATCGGGTCCGCTGCGGTCGCCGACCACCCGCGAGTCCACCACCTCAGCCCTGAGCTGGCCAAGGGCCTGGAGTTCGATCTCGTGGTGCTGGTGGATCCGGACTCCTTCGGCAGCGGCACCCAGGGGGCCGTGGACCGGTATGTGGCGATGACCCGGGCCACCCAGCAGCTGGTGGTGCTGACCAGCGACTGA
- a CDS encoding TetR/AcrR family transcriptional regulator, with translation MPRLIDHDERRQAFAEATWRVILRDGVGKVSVRTVAAEAGHSAGSLRHVFASQSELLVFALQLVVDRAEERVDSLREVPGPFERVQAVAAQLLPLDAQRRAEMEVYLALFTAANADADLRPARDVAHQSVLAGCRWMIEQLDAGGLLAGGADHEVEARRLHALIDGLAAHLIYEAGDADPGWAHEVLLRHLASLRG, from the coding sequence GTGCCCCGGCTGATCGATCACGATGAACGTCGGCAGGCCTTCGCGGAGGCGACCTGGCGGGTGATCCTGCGCGACGGCGTCGGGAAGGTGTCGGTACGTACGGTCGCCGCCGAGGCCGGTCACTCGGCCGGCTCGCTCCGGCACGTCTTCGCCAGCCAGAGTGAGCTGCTGGTCTTCGCGCTGCAGCTCGTGGTGGACCGCGCGGAGGAGCGGGTGGATTCCCTCCGAGAGGTGCCCGGTCCGTTCGAACGCGTGCAAGCCGTGGCCGCACAGCTGCTGCCGCTGGACGCCCAGCGGCGCGCGGAGATGGAGGTCTACCTCGCGCTGTTCACCGCAGCGAACGCCGATGCCGATCTGCGCCCGGCCCGCGATGTGGCACACCAGAGCGTGCTGGCCGGCTGCCGGTGGATGATCGAGCAGCTCGACGCTGGTGGGCTCCTCGCCGGCGGGGCGGACCACGAGGTGGAGGCACGTCGGCTGCATGCGCTCATCGACGGGCTCGCCGCACACCTGATCTACGAGGCCGGCGATGCCGATCCCGGCTGGGCACACGAGGTGCTGCTCCGGCACCTGGCCTCCCTGCGCGGCTGA
- a CDS encoding L-threonylcarbamoyladenylate synthase, whose product MARYFDVHPVNPQPRSIRQVADLIRDGGLVAYPTDSCYALGAQLGNQDAKDRILRLRGLDERHDFTLICADFAQLGQFVHVDNAVFRAVKAATPGSYTFILPATKEVPRRLLHPKKKTVGVRIPDHPVVHTLLAELGEPILSSTLLLPGEEVPMTDGWQIKEELDHQLDAVVDAGECGDVPTTVVDLSAGYAEIARYGAGDPEPFE is encoded by the coding sequence ATGGCTCGCTACTTCGATGTTCACCCGGTCAACCCGCAGCCTCGATCGATCCGTCAGGTGGCGGATCTGATTCGGGACGGCGGGCTGGTCGCCTATCCCACGGACTCCTGCTATGCCCTCGGGGCTCAGCTGGGCAACCAGGATGCCAAGGACCGGATCCTGCGCCTGCGCGGTCTGGACGAACGGCACGACTTCACCCTGATCTGCGCCGACTTCGCCCAGCTCGGGCAGTTCGTGCACGTGGACAACGCCGTGTTCCGTGCGGTGAAGGCCGCCACTCCGGGCTCCTACACCTTCATCCTGCCGGCCACCAAAGAGGTGCCCCGCCGGCTGCTGCACCCGAAGAAGAAGACCGTCGGCGTGCGCATCCCCGATCATCCGGTGGTGCATACTCTGCTCGCTGAGCTCGGTGAGCCGATCCTGTCCAGCACGTTGTTGTTGCCGGGTGAGGAGGTCCCGATGACCGACGGCTGGCAGATCAAGGAGGAGCTCGACCACCAGCTGGATGCGGTAGTCGATGCGGGGGAGTGCGGTGACGTACCCACCACTGTGGTGGATCTCTCTGCCGGTTATGCCGAGATCGCCCGCTACGGCGCCGGCGACCCGGAGCCGTTCGAGTAA
- a CDS encoding pyruvate carboxylase — protein sequence MFAKVLVANRAEIAVRAFRAAYELGGRTVAVFPHEDRSSEHRLKADEAYLIGEDGHPVRAYLDIDEILRVARESGADAIYPGYGFLSEQPELARAAAEAGITFIGPPAEVLEMAGNKVAALQAAREAGLPVLPSSAPSADPDELLAAADQVGFPLFVKAVAGGGGRGMRRVAGPDDLADALAAAMREADTAFGDPTVFLERAVLRPRHIEVQILADSHGDVVHLFERDCSLQRRHQKVIEMAPAPHLDPQTRAALCADAVKFARAIGYQNAGTVEFLVDTEGERAGQHVFIEMNPRIQVEHTVTEEITDVDLVSAQMRIAAGASLAELGIRQDELRVNGYALQCRITTEDPANGFRPDTGRITAYRSPGGAGVRLDGATAHAGADITGHFDSMLVKLTCRGSQFPIAVRRARRALAEFRIRGVRTNIPFLQAVLEDEDFLRGDVATSFIEERPELLTPRESADRGTKLLTYLAHVTVNAPYGPRPEHLIAPATKLTESESGTEPAPGTRQQIAELGAEAFARRLREQTPVALTDTTFRDAHQSLLATRVRSTDLLAVAPQVSRTLPGLLSLEAWGGATYDVALRFLGEDPWQRLERLREAAPNLALQMLLRGRNTVGYTPYPTQVTDAFVAEAARTGVDLFRIFDALNDVDQMRPAIDAVRGTHAVAEVALCYTGNLTDPGERVYTLDYYLRLAEQIVAAGAHLLAIKDMAGLLRPPAARTLVTALRERFDVPVHLHTHDTAGGQLATLIAAIEAGVDAVDVASAPLGGTTSQVPASALVAALEHTDRAPEVSLSAVTDLEPYWEAVRSLYGPFETGLRAPTGRVYHHEIPGGQLSNLRQQAIALGLGEKFEQIEAMYAAADRILGHLVKVTPSSKVVGDLALQLVATGADPAEFEADPGSFDIPDSVIAFLHGELGVPPAGWPEPFRTKALAGRGPRREMTALTEEDQTELAAGRSRRRERLNALLFPGPAKEFTELRREYGDISVIDTLDYLYGLQSGEEVTVTLERGVRLLIGLEAISEPDERGVRTVMATLNNHLRPVQVRDESAAVTVAEAERADPSVPGHIGAPFAGSVTPVVGEGDEVSAGQTVATIEAMKMEAAITSSVAGTVRRVVSPTARAVDGGDLVLVVG from the coding sequence ATGTTCGCGAAAGTACTGGTCGCTAACCGTGCCGAGATCGCGGTGCGCGCCTTCCGGGCCGCCTACGAGCTGGGCGGGCGGACCGTTGCGGTGTTCCCGCACGAGGACCGGAGCTCTGAGCACCGGCTGAAGGCCGACGAGGCTTACCTCATCGGTGAGGACGGGCACCCGGTCCGGGCCTACCTGGACATCGACGAGATCCTCCGCGTCGCCCGGGAGTCCGGCGCGGACGCGATCTACCCCGGGTACGGGTTCCTCTCCGAACAGCCCGAGCTGGCCCGCGCGGCGGCCGAGGCCGGGATCACCTTCATCGGTCCACCGGCCGAGGTGCTGGAGATGGCCGGCAACAAAGTGGCAGCCTTGCAGGCCGCCCGCGAGGCCGGCCTGCCGGTGCTGCCCTCGAGTGCGCCGTCTGCCGATCCGGACGAGCTGCTGGCGGCTGCCGATCAAGTCGGTTTCCCGCTGTTCGTCAAGGCGGTGGCCGGGGGCGGCGGCCGGGGGATGCGCCGGGTAGCCGGACCGGACGACCTCGCCGATGCGCTGGCTGCGGCGATGCGCGAGGCGGACACCGCCTTCGGCGACCCGACCGTGTTCCTGGAGCGGGCCGTGCTGCGTCCGCGGCACATCGAGGTGCAGATCCTCGCCGACAGCCACGGCGACGTGGTGCACCTGTTCGAGCGGGACTGCTCCCTGCAGCGCCGGCACCAGAAGGTCATCGAGATGGCGCCGGCCCCACATCTGGACCCGCAGACCCGGGCGGCTCTGTGTGCGGACGCGGTGAAGTTCGCCCGGGCGATCGGCTACCAGAACGCCGGCACGGTCGAGTTCCTCGTGGACACCGAGGGTGAGCGGGCCGGGCAGCACGTGTTCATCGAGATGAACCCGAGGATCCAGGTCGAGCACACGGTCACCGAGGAGATCACGGACGTCGATCTGGTCTCGGCGCAGATGCGCATCGCTGCCGGTGCGAGCCTGGCCGAGCTCGGTATCCGCCAGGATGAGCTGCGGGTGAACGGGTACGCGCTGCAGTGCCGGATCACGACTGAGGACCCGGCGAACGGGTTCCGCCCGGACACCGGCCGGATCACTGCCTACCGCTCACCCGGGGGAGCCGGGGTGCGGCTGGACGGGGCCACGGCGCACGCCGGTGCAGACATCACCGGCCACTTCGACTCGATGTTGGTCAAGCTCACCTGCCGCGGCTCGCAGTTCCCGATCGCCGTGCGCCGGGCGCGCCGGGCGCTGGCGGAGTTCCGGATCCGTGGAGTGCGCACCAATATCCCGTTCTTGCAGGCGGTACTGGAGGACGAGGATTTCCTGCGCGGCGACGTGGCGACGTCCTTCATCGAGGAGCGACCCGAACTGCTCACCCCGCGGGAGAGCGCCGACCGGGGCACCAAGCTGCTCACCTACCTGGCGCACGTGACCGTGAACGCCCCCTACGGGCCACGACCCGAGCACCTGATCGCCCCGGCGACCAAGCTCACCGAGTCCGAGAGCGGCACCGAGCCGGCTCCCGGCACCCGCCAGCAGATCGCTGAGCTCGGTGCGGAAGCCTTCGCCCGCCGGCTGCGCGAGCAGACGCCGGTGGCCCTGACCGACACCACGTTCCGGGACGCCCACCAGTCCTTGCTGGCCACCCGGGTGCGCAGCACGGATCTGCTCGCCGTGGCGCCCCAGGTGTCCCGGACGCTACCGGGGCTGCTCTCGTTGGAGGCGTGGGGCGGAGCCACCTACGACGTGGCACTGCGGTTCCTCGGCGAGGACCCGTGGCAGCGGCTGGAGCGGCTGCGTGAGGCTGCCCCGAACCTGGCCCTGCAGATGCTGCTGCGCGGCCGGAACACGGTCGGCTACACGCCGTACCCGACCCAGGTGACCGACGCGTTCGTCGCCGAGGCGGCCCGCACCGGGGTGGACCTGTTCCGGATCTTCGACGCACTCAACGATGTGGACCAGATGCGCCCGGCGATCGACGCCGTGCGCGGGACGCACGCCGTCGCCGAGGTGGCCCTGTGCTACACCGGCAATCTCACCGATCCGGGTGAACGGGTGTACACCCTGGACTACTACCTGCGGCTGGCCGAGCAGATCGTGGCTGCCGGTGCGCACCTGCTCGCTATCAAGGACATGGCCGGGCTGCTCCGGCCACCGGCAGCGCGCACACTGGTGACCGCGCTGCGGGAGCGGTTCGATGTGCCGGTCCACCTGCACACCCATGACACCGCGGGCGGCCAGCTGGCCACGCTGATCGCGGCGATCGAAGCCGGGGTGGACGCCGTCGACGTGGCCAGTGCGCCGCTGGGCGGGACCACCAGCCAGGTGCCGGCCTCGGCGTTGGTCGCGGCCCTGGAGCACACCGACCGCGCTCCCGAGGTGAGCCTGTCCGCCGTCACCGACCTGGAACCGTACTGGGAGGCGGTCCGCAGCCTCTACGGTCCGTTCGAGACCGGGCTGCGGGCGCCCACCGGGCGGGTCTACCACCACGAGATCCCCGGCGGGCAGCTGTCCAACCTGCGCCAGCAGGCGATTGCCCTCGGTCTGGGCGAGAAGTTCGAGCAGATCGAAGCGATGTATGCCGCCGCGGACCGGATCCTCGGCCACCTGGTGAAGGTGACGCCCTCGTCCAAGGTGGTCGGCGACCTGGCCCTCCAGCTGGTGGCCACCGGTGCCGACCCTGCCGAGTTCGAGGCCGACCCCGGCTCGTTCGATATCCCCGACTCGGTGATCGCCTTCTTGCACGGTGAGCTCGGCGTGCCGCCGGCCGGCTGGCCGGAGCCGTTCCGCACCAAGGCACTCGCCGGGCGCGGTCCGCGTCGGGAGATGACCGCGCTCACCGAAGAGGATCAGACCGAGCTGGCGGCGGGCCGCAGCCGACGCCGCGAACGGTTGAACGCCCTGCTCTTCCCGGGCCCGGCGAAAGAGTTCACCGAGCTCCGCCGCGAGTACGGCGACATCTCGGTGATCGACACCCTCGACTACCTCTACGGGCTGCAGTCCGGGGAAGAGGTGACGGTGACGCTGGAGCGTGGTGTCCGGCTGCTGATCGGGCTGGAGGCGATCTCCGAACCAGACGAGCGCGGTGTGCGCACGGTGATGGCCACGCTGAACAACCATTTGCGCCCGGTCCAGGTGCGCGATGAGTCCGCAGCGGTGACGGTGGCCGAGGCCGAGCGCGCCGATCCCTCGGTTCCCGGGCACATCGGCGCACCGTTCGCCGGCTCGGTCACCCCGGTGGTCGGCGAAGGCGATGAGGTCTCGGCCGGGCAGACCGTGGCGACGATCGAGGCGATGAAGATGGAGGCGGCCATCACGTCCTCCGTCGCCGGCACGGTCCGCCGGGTGGTCTCGCCGACCGCACGGGCGGTCGACGGCGGAGATCTGGTGCTCGTCGTCGGCTGA
- a CDS encoding MerR family transcriptional regulator, whose product MDAQTGATPSTPQRAQGLLFGDTLPDLDEDTGYRGPTACRAAGITYRQLDYWARTGLVEPSIRPATGSGTQRLYSFRDVLVLKVVKRLLDTGVSLQQIRTAVLHLRERGVDDLAQITLMSDGASVYECTSADEVFDLVQGGQGVFGIAVGRVWREVENNLAEFPTERAGDDGPVDVAGDELAKRRAARQTG is encoded by the coding sequence ATCGACGCGCAGACGGGCGCCACCCCCTCGACCCCGCAGCGGGCGCAGGGGTTGCTGTTCGGTGACACTCTGCCGGACCTGGACGAGGACACTGGGTACCGTGGACCGACCGCCTGCCGTGCTGCAGGCATCACCTACCGGCAGCTCGACTACTGGGCCCGCACCGGGCTGGTGGAGCCGAGCATCCGGCCCGCCACCGGTTCGGGCACCCAGCGGCTGTACAGCTTTCGGGATGTGCTGGTGCTCAAGGTGGTCAAGCGACTGCTGGACACTGGCGTCTCGCTGCAGCAGATCCGTACCGCGGTCCTGCACCTGCGTGAGCGCGGAGTGGACGACCTCGCCCAGATCACGCTGATGAGCGACGGTGCCAGCGTGTACGAGTGCACGTCCGCCGACGAGGTCTTCGACCTGGTGCAGGGCGGTCAGGGCGTGTTCGGCATCGCCGTCGGGCGGGTGTGGCGCGAGGTGGAGAACAACCTTGCCGAGTTCCCGACCGAGCGCGCTGGTGACGACGGGCCCGTGGACGTCGCCGGTGACGAGCTGGCCAAGCGTCGCGCTGCCCGACAGACCGGCTGA
- a CDS encoding bifunctional nuclease family protein, with protein sequence MGVLGVRVRLNAPEHEVLVVLTESDGELSLPIVIGPHEGVAIATAQAGMSLPRPGPHDLLLNCLGAAGVDLVQVSIIELREGTFIAELVLSNGQRVDARASDAIALALRAQVGVWCAEPVLQAAAVVLDVDEDDHAHVRMVSEMGAAEAEERVAEFREFLDSVEPEDFSDQGEPGQP encoded by the coding sequence ATGGGTGTGCTTGGCGTACGTGTCCGGCTGAACGCGCCGGAGCACGAGGTGCTCGTCGTGCTCACCGAGTCCGACGGCGAGCTGTCCCTGCCGATCGTGATCGGACCGCATGAGGGGGTCGCCATCGCGACGGCGCAGGCCGGGATGAGTCTGCCCCGGCCGGGTCCGCACGATCTGCTGCTGAACTGCCTGGGCGCAGCGGGGGTGGACCTGGTCCAGGTGAGCATCATCGAGCTCCGGGAGGGCACGTTCATCGCCGAGCTGGTGCTCTCCAACGGTCAGCGCGTGGACGCGCGCGCCTCAGATGCGATCGCGCTGGCGTTGCGCGCCCAGGTGGGGGTGTGGTGCGCCGAGCCGGTGCTCCAGGCCGCCGCGGTGGTGCTGGACGTGGACGAGGACGATCACGCACACGTGCGGATGGTCTCGGAGATGGGAGCGGCCGAGGCGGAGGAACGGGTGGCGGAATTTCGCGAGTTCCTCGACTCCGTCGAGCCGGAGGACTTCTCCGACCAGGGCGAACCAGGACAGCCCTGA